From the Scatophagus argus isolate fScaArg1 chromosome 21, fScaArg1.pri, whole genome shotgun sequence genome, one window contains:
- the bms1 gene encoding ribosome biogenesis protein BMS1 homolog isoform X1: MDGKVKEQKRHQQKHSGPKAEKKKRRKQGGSTEEDERKRNPKAFAVQSAVRMAKTFHRAQDIKTKKHHIPLVDRTPLEPPPVVIVVVGPPKVGKSTLIRCLIKNFTRQKLGDICGPVTIVSGKKRRLTFMECNNDINTMIDLAKVADLVLMLIDASFGFEMETFEFLNICQVHGFPRIMGVLTHLDSFKNNKTLRKTKKNLKHRFWTEVYQGAKLFYLSGMVYGEYQTQEVKNLGRFISVMKFRPLVWQTSHPYVLVDRMEDLTDPEKVRTDPKCDRTVSLYGYLRGTYLKNKGQVHIAGVGDFQVADVNFLPDPCSLPDAQKKRALNEKERLLYAPMAGVGGVVYDKDAVYIDLPANHVNQQQEDVRPTTELVQSLIDTHATLDAKMAASKMSLFSGSATLDPTDIDDQSGKKHGVQEEHVWDPNTQRKRRKVVFTEKGEDDNDVSSSSDDEDGDSEDSDQEEHEEDEDEDDVSTFLKETRAKSDKADGNVKDGTPPVKRQKREEKEESMEMPAFADSEDELEKSEEESEEEREAGRGGDSGHCSDEDDDDEESEDEEEVDAADDTVKKTSASESEEEEEQGALRWKEGLQQKASEAFLRQQEAAPNLRKLVYGSVAEVNGSEDDEEEELGGLFRVSRPQNRKKCQANALDCSRFKPDTSHNWDLEEMLNSIRDCFVTGKWDEGQDAATLLKEDEELYGDFEDLETGEVHKGQTEQQDSDEQYSDDVEDEAEESVKVDDEEVQKNKRLEKKRRLKERFNAEYDDGDATYFDDLKEEMQKQAELNRAEFEDVDDETRVQYEGFRPGMYIRLEISSLPCEFVTNFDPHYPIIIGGLGSSEGNVGYLQMRLKKHRWHDRILKTRDPLILSLGWRRFQTIPLYHIEDHNGRHRLLKYTPQHMHCGATIWGPVTPQGTGFLAVQSVAGTKANFRIAATGVILDLDKSVTIVKKLKLIGYPYKIFKNTCFIKGMFNTVLEVAKFEGASVRTVSGVRGQIKKALSTPPGAYRATFEDRLLMSDIVFLRSWYPVSIPQLYNPVTSLLLPVGQKDGWTGMRTVGQLKHDLGIRNKPNTDSLYKPVARNKRHFNPLHIPKELQKALPFKSKPKQQQPKGKTPKDLQRPSVIREPHERKVAALLHALSTVHNHKRKKVHMLQHAKHKEFLQQKEKQEEAKLKRQKEARKKLYRVMGQMDQKKQRSSLKGASQDD, from the exons ATGGACGGGAAAGTCAAGGAACAGAAGCGACATCAGCAAAAGCACAGTGGGCcgaaggcagagaagaagaagcgcAGGAAGCAGGGAGGCTCCACGGAGGAGGATGAACGGAAACGTAATCCCAAAGCGTTTGCAGTTCAGTCTGCTGTACGCATGGCCAAGACCTTCCACAG GGCCCAGgacataaaaaccaaaaaacatcacatccCCCTTGTAGACCGGACTCCTCTGGAACCCCCTCCAGTTGTAATTGTTGTAGTTGGACCCCCCAAGGTGGGAAAAAGCACCCTTATCCGCTGCCTGATCAAAAACTTCACTCGGCAGAAGCTTGGGGACATATGTGGACCTGTAACCATTGTCTCCG GCAAGAAGCGTCGCCTGACGTTCATGGAGTGTAACAATGACATTAATACAATGATCGACCTCGCCAAAGTAGCTGACCTG gTTTTAATGTTGATTGATGCCAGCTTTGGCTTCGAGATGGAGACTTTTGAGTTTCTCAACATCTGCCAGGTACACGGCTTCCCTCGTATCATGGGTGTGCTGACTCACCTGGATTCTTTCAAGAACAACAAGACACTGAGGAAGACTAAGAAAAACCTTAAACATCGCTTCTGGACTGAAGTCTACCag GGAGCCAAGCTGTTCTATCTGTCTGGTATGGTGTACGGTGAATATCAGACTCAGGAAGTGAAAAACCTCGGCCGCTTCATCTCTGTCATGAAGTTTCGTCCTCTGGTGTGGCAGACCTCCCACCCTTATGTTCTGGTTGACCG CATGGAGGACTTGACTGACCCTGAGAAGGTGAGGACAGACCCCAAGTGTGACCGGACAGTGTCACTCTATGGCTACCTGCGGGGGacatatttgaaaaacaaaggcCAGGTCCATATCGCAG GTGTAGGAGACTTTCAGGTGGCAGACGTGAACTTCTTGCCAGACCCGTGTTCACTGCCAGATGCTCAGAAGAAGAGAGCGCTGAATGAGAAGGAACGTCTGCTCTACGCGCCCATGGCCGGGGTCGGTGGGGTGGTGTACGACAAAGATGCCGTGTACATCGATCTTCCTGCTAACCATGTCAACCAACAGCAG GAAGATGTGCGGCCCACCACAGAGCTGGTGCAGTCTCTCATTGACACACACGCCACGCTTGAtgccaagatggctgccagtAAGATGTCTCTGTTCAGCGGCTCTGCCACCCTGGACCCGACAGACATCGACGATCAAAGCGG aaAGAAACATGGTGTCCAGGAGGAGCATGTCTGGGACCCTAACactcagagaaagaggaggaaggtggtCTTCACTGAGAAAGGAGAGGACGACAACGATGTCAGCAGTTCcagtgatgatgaggatggTGACAGTGAAGACAGTGACCAAGAGGAGCATGAAGAGGACGAAGACGAGGATGACGTGTCCACTTTCCTCAAAGAGACAAGAGCCAAATCTGATAAGGCAGACGGGAATGTAAAAGACGGCACTCCACCAGTGAAGAGGCAGAAgcgagaggagaaggaagagagcaTGGAGATGCCAGCGTTTGCTGACAGTGAAGACGAGCTGGAGAAGAGcgaggaggagagtgaagaagaaagggaagctgggagaggaggagactcTGGACATTGttctgatgaagatgatgatgatgaagaatcagaagatgaagaggaggttGATGCAGCAGATGATACGGTGAAGAAAACATCAGCGAGTgagagtgaggaggaagaggagcagg GGGCTCTGAGGTGGAAGGAGGGTCTGCAGCAGAAAGCATCAGAGGCGTTTCTACGGCAACAAGAAGCTGCCCCCAATCTGAGAAAACTGGTTTATGGTTCAG TTGCAGAAGTGAATGGTTCTGAGGAtgacgaggaagaggagctggGTGGGCTCTTTCGAGTCAGTCGgccacagaacagaaaaaaatgccaaGCAAACGCTCTTGACTGCTCCCGTTTCAAACCTGACACCTCCCACAACTGGGACTTAGAAGAG ATGCTGAACTCCATTAGAGACTGCTTCGTAACAGGGAAGTGGGACGAGGGCCAAGATGCTGCTACGCTGCTAAAGGAGGATG AGGAGCTGTATGGGGACTTCGAGGATTTGGAAACAGGAGAAGTTCACAAGGGACAAACTGAGCAGCAGGACTCAGATGAG CAGTATAGTGACGATGTTGAAGATGAAGCTGAAGAGAGTGTGAAGGTCGATGATGAGGAGGTCCAGAAGAACAAGCGCCTGGAGAAGAAACGCAGGCTGAAGGAGCGATTCAATGCGGAGTATGATGATGGAGATGCCACTTACTTTGACGACCTGAAGGAGGAGATGCAGAAGCAGGCTGAG CTGAACAGAGCAGAGTTTGAAGATGTGGATGATGAGACCAGAGTGCAGTATGAAGGCTTCCGACCAGGAATGTACATCCGATTAGAAATCTCCTCTCTGCCCTGTGAGTTTGTCACCAACTTCGATCCCCATTATCCCATCATCATTGGAGGTCTGGGCTCCAGTGAGGGCAATGTGGGATACCTGCAG ATGCGACTAAAGAAACACCGCTGGCATGACCGCATCCTGAAAACACGGGACCCCCTCATCCTGTCGTTAGGCTGGAGGCGCTTCCAGACCATCCCCCTCTACCACATTGAGGATCACAATGGACGCCACCGCCTGCTCAAATACACACCGCAGCACATGCACTGCGGAGCCACCATCTGGG GTCCTGTCACCCCACAGGGTACCGGCTTTTTGGCTGTGCAGTCAGTAGCAGGAACTAAG gctAATTTCCGCATCGCAGCCACAGGAGTCATTCTGGACCTGGATAAGTCTGTTACTATAGTGAAGAAGCTCAAACTCATTGGTTACCCCTACAAGATTTTTAAGAACACCTGCTTCATTAAG GGCATGTTCAACACAGTGTTGGAGGTAGCTAAATTTGAAGGTGCTTCTGTACGAACAGTatcaggggtcagaggtcaaatcAAGAAGGCACTGTCAACGCCACCAGGAGCTTACAGAGCGACGTTTGAGGACCGCCTGCTTATGAGTG ATATCGTGTTCCTGCGCTCCTGGTATCCAGTGTCTATTCCCCAGCTCTACAACCCTGTCACCTCTTTGCTGCTACCTGTTGGTCAGAAGGACGGTTGGACGGGCATGAGGACCGTGGGGCAGCTCAAACACGACCTCGGCATCCGCAACAAACCCAACACAGACTCTCTGTACAAG CCGGTGGCCCGAAACAAAAGGCACTTCAACCCTCTCCACATCCCTAAGGAGCTGCAGAAGGCCCTTCCCTTCAAGAGCAAACCCAAACAGCAACAACCTAAAGGAAAGACACCCAAAGATCTCCAGAGGCCCAGCGTGATCAGAGAACCCCATGAAAGGAAG GTGGCGGCCCTGCTCCATGCTCTGAGCACTGTCCACAACCACAAGAGGAAGAAAGTCCACATGTTGCAGCATGCCAAACACAAGGAATTCctgcagcagaaggagaaacaggaggaggcaAAGCtcaagagacagaaggaggcaCGTAAAAAACTGTACCGCGTCATGGGCCAGATGGACCAGAAGAAGCAGAGGTCCAGTCTAAAGGGGGCATCCCAGGACGACTAA
- the bms1 gene encoding ribosome biogenesis protein BMS1 homolog isoform X2, which translates to MDGKVKEQKRHQQKHSGPKAEKKKRRKQGGSTEEDERKRNPKAFAVQSAVRMAKTFHRAQDIKTKKHHIPLVDRTPLEPPPVVIVVVGPPKVGKSTLIRCLIKNFTRQKLGDICGPVTIVSGKKRRLTFMECNNDINTMIDLAKVADLVLMLIDASFGFEMETFEFLNICQVHGFPRIMGVLTHLDSFKNNKTLRKTKKNLKHRFWTEVYQGAKLFYLSGMVYGEYQTQEVKNLGRFISVMKFRPLVWQTSHPYVLVDRMEDLTDPEKVRTDPKCDRTVSLYGYLRGTYLKNKGQVHIAGVGDFQVADVNFLPDPCSLPDAQKKRALNEKERLLYAPMAGVGGVVYDKDAVYIDLPANHVNQQQEDVRPTTELVQSLIDTHATLDAKMAASKMSLFSGSATLDPTDIDDQSGKKHGVQEEHVWDPNTQRKRRKVVFTEKGEDDNDVSSSSDDEDGDSEDSDQEEHEEDEDEDDVSTFLKETRAKSDKADGNVKDGTPPVKRQKREEKEESMEMPAFADSEDELEKSEEESEEEREAGRGGDSGHCSDEDDDDEESEDEEEVDAADDTVKKTSASESEEEEEQGALRWKEGLQQKASEAFLRQQEAAPNLRKLVYGSVAEVNGSEDDEEEELGGLFRVSRPQNRKKCQANALDCSRFKPDTSHNWDLEEMLNSIRDCFVTGKWDEGQDAATLLKEDEELYGDFEDLETGEVHKGQTEQQDSDEYSDDVEDEAEESVKVDDEEVQKNKRLEKKRRLKERFNAEYDDGDATYFDDLKEEMQKQAELNRAEFEDVDDETRVQYEGFRPGMYIRLEISSLPCEFVTNFDPHYPIIIGGLGSSEGNVGYLQMRLKKHRWHDRILKTRDPLILSLGWRRFQTIPLYHIEDHNGRHRLLKYTPQHMHCGATIWGPVTPQGTGFLAVQSVAGTKANFRIAATGVILDLDKSVTIVKKLKLIGYPYKIFKNTCFIKGMFNTVLEVAKFEGASVRTVSGVRGQIKKALSTPPGAYRATFEDRLLMSDIVFLRSWYPVSIPQLYNPVTSLLLPVGQKDGWTGMRTVGQLKHDLGIRNKPNTDSLYKPVARNKRHFNPLHIPKELQKALPFKSKPKQQQPKGKTPKDLQRPSVIREPHERKVAALLHALSTVHNHKRKKVHMLQHAKHKEFLQQKEKQEEAKLKRQKEARKKLYRVMGQMDQKKQRSSLKGASQDD; encoded by the exons ATGGACGGGAAAGTCAAGGAACAGAAGCGACATCAGCAAAAGCACAGTGGGCcgaaggcagagaagaagaagcgcAGGAAGCAGGGAGGCTCCACGGAGGAGGATGAACGGAAACGTAATCCCAAAGCGTTTGCAGTTCAGTCTGCTGTACGCATGGCCAAGACCTTCCACAG GGCCCAGgacataaaaaccaaaaaacatcacatccCCCTTGTAGACCGGACTCCTCTGGAACCCCCTCCAGTTGTAATTGTTGTAGTTGGACCCCCCAAGGTGGGAAAAAGCACCCTTATCCGCTGCCTGATCAAAAACTTCACTCGGCAGAAGCTTGGGGACATATGTGGACCTGTAACCATTGTCTCCG GCAAGAAGCGTCGCCTGACGTTCATGGAGTGTAACAATGACATTAATACAATGATCGACCTCGCCAAAGTAGCTGACCTG gTTTTAATGTTGATTGATGCCAGCTTTGGCTTCGAGATGGAGACTTTTGAGTTTCTCAACATCTGCCAGGTACACGGCTTCCCTCGTATCATGGGTGTGCTGACTCACCTGGATTCTTTCAAGAACAACAAGACACTGAGGAAGACTAAGAAAAACCTTAAACATCGCTTCTGGACTGAAGTCTACCag GGAGCCAAGCTGTTCTATCTGTCTGGTATGGTGTACGGTGAATATCAGACTCAGGAAGTGAAAAACCTCGGCCGCTTCATCTCTGTCATGAAGTTTCGTCCTCTGGTGTGGCAGACCTCCCACCCTTATGTTCTGGTTGACCG CATGGAGGACTTGACTGACCCTGAGAAGGTGAGGACAGACCCCAAGTGTGACCGGACAGTGTCACTCTATGGCTACCTGCGGGGGacatatttgaaaaacaaaggcCAGGTCCATATCGCAG GTGTAGGAGACTTTCAGGTGGCAGACGTGAACTTCTTGCCAGACCCGTGTTCACTGCCAGATGCTCAGAAGAAGAGAGCGCTGAATGAGAAGGAACGTCTGCTCTACGCGCCCATGGCCGGGGTCGGTGGGGTGGTGTACGACAAAGATGCCGTGTACATCGATCTTCCTGCTAACCATGTCAACCAACAGCAG GAAGATGTGCGGCCCACCACAGAGCTGGTGCAGTCTCTCATTGACACACACGCCACGCTTGAtgccaagatggctgccagtAAGATGTCTCTGTTCAGCGGCTCTGCCACCCTGGACCCGACAGACATCGACGATCAAAGCGG aaAGAAACATGGTGTCCAGGAGGAGCATGTCTGGGACCCTAACactcagagaaagaggaggaaggtggtCTTCACTGAGAAAGGAGAGGACGACAACGATGTCAGCAGTTCcagtgatgatgaggatggTGACAGTGAAGACAGTGACCAAGAGGAGCATGAAGAGGACGAAGACGAGGATGACGTGTCCACTTTCCTCAAAGAGACAAGAGCCAAATCTGATAAGGCAGACGGGAATGTAAAAGACGGCACTCCACCAGTGAAGAGGCAGAAgcgagaggagaaggaagagagcaTGGAGATGCCAGCGTTTGCTGACAGTGAAGACGAGCTGGAGAAGAGcgaggaggagagtgaagaagaaagggaagctgggagaggaggagactcTGGACATTGttctgatgaagatgatgatgatgaagaatcagaagatgaagaggaggttGATGCAGCAGATGATACGGTGAAGAAAACATCAGCGAGTgagagtgaggaggaagaggagcagg GGGCTCTGAGGTGGAAGGAGGGTCTGCAGCAGAAAGCATCAGAGGCGTTTCTACGGCAACAAGAAGCTGCCCCCAATCTGAGAAAACTGGTTTATGGTTCAG TTGCAGAAGTGAATGGTTCTGAGGAtgacgaggaagaggagctggGTGGGCTCTTTCGAGTCAGTCGgccacagaacagaaaaaaatgccaaGCAAACGCTCTTGACTGCTCCCGTTTCAAACCTGACACCTCCCACAACTGGGACTTAGAAGAG ATGCTGAACTCCATTAGAGACTGCTTCGTAACAGGGAAGTGGGACGAGGGCCAAGATGCTGCTACGCTGCTAAAGGAGGATG AGGAGCTGTATGGGGACTTCGAGGATTTGGAAACAGGAGAAGTTCACAAGGGACAAACTGAGCAGCAGGACTCAGATGAG TATAGTGACGATGTTGAAGATGAAGCTGAAGAGAGTGTGAAGGTCGATGATGAGGAGGTCCAGAAGAACAAGCGCCTGGAGAAGAAACGCAGGCTGAAGGAGCGATTCAATGCGGAGTATGATGATGGAGATGCCACTTACTTTGACGACCTGAAGGAGGAGATGCAGAAGCAGGCTGAG CTGAACAGAGCAGAGTTTGAAGATGTGGATGATGAGACCAGAGTGCAGTATGAAGGCTTCCGACCAGGAATGTACATCCGATTAGAAATCTCCTCTCTGCCCTGTGAGTTTGTCACCAACTTCGATCCCCATTATCCCATCATCATTGGAGGTCTGGGCTCCAGTGAGGGCAATGTGGGATACCTGCAG ATGCGACTAAAGAAACACCGCTGGCATGACCGCATCCTGAAAACACGGGACCCCCTCATCCTGTCGTTAGGCTGGAGGCGCTTCCAGACCATCCCCCTCTACCACATTGAGGATCACAATGGACGCCACCGCCTGCTCAAATACACACCGCAGCACATGCACTGCGGAGCCACCATCTGGG GTCCTGTCACCCCACAGGGTACCGGCTTTTTGGCTGTGCAGTCAGTAGCAGGAACTAAG gctAATTTCCGCATCGCAGCCACAGGAGTCATTCTGGACCTGGATAAGTCTGTTACTATAGTGAAGAAGCTCAAACTCATTGGTTACCCCTACAAGATTTTTAAGAACACCTGCTTCATTAAG GGCATGTTCAACACAGTGTTGGAGGTAGCTAAATTTGAAGGTGCTTCTGTACGAACAGTatcaggggtcagaggtcaaatcAAGAAGGCACTGTCAACGCCACCAGGAGCTTACAGAGCGACGTTTGAGGACCGCCTGCTTATGAGTG ATATCGTGTTCCTGCGCTCCTGGTATCCAGTGTCTATTCCCCAGCTCTACAACCCTGTCACCTCTTTGCTGCTACCTGTTGGTCAGAAGGACGGTTGGACGGGCATGAGGACCGTGGGGCAGCTCAAACACGACCTCGGCATCCGCAACAAACCCAACACAGACTCTCTGTACAAG CCGGTGGCCCGAAACAAAAGGCACTTCAACCCTCTCCACATCCCTAAGGAGCTGCAGAAGGCCCTTCCCTTCAAGAGCAAACCCAAACAGCAACAACCTAAAGGAAAGACACCCAAAGATCTCCAGAGGCCCAGCGTGATCAGAGAACCCCATGAAAGGAAG GTGGCGGCCCTGCTCCATGCTCTGAGCACTGTCCACAACCACAAGAGGAAGAAAGTCCACATGTTGCAGCATGCCAAACACAAGGAATTCctgcagcagaaggagaaacaggaggaggcaAAGCtcaagagacagaaggaggcaCGTAAAAAACTGTACCGCGTCATGGGCCAGATGGACCAGAAGAAGCAGAGGTCCAGTCTAAAGGGGGCATCCCAGGACGACTAA